The bacterium genome has a window encoding:
- the asnB gene encoding asparagine synthase (glutamine-hydrolyzing), whose amino-acid sequence MCGIFAVASLKEDVPLKGLNIALTSLSKRGPDDRGILTFPHCVLGQTRLSIIDLSGGHQPMRDNTYPLAITFNGEIYNYKEIKKELEKKGHAFSTNSDTEVILKAHKEYGVDCLKHLDGMFAFAIWDEGKKSLFIARDRFGKKPLYYAFDKLGNLMIASEIKALFASGLIKGEIDPEAIDNYLALMYIPPWRTIYKNVFTLAPAEYALYRNGKLEKKKYWELEFNPISIEYNEAKEEIKRLFTEAVKKRMVADVEIGSFLSGGVDSTLVTMYAQEYTTHPLKTFSLGYGNYRNELPYAETASTKIGTDHHTLQANEDLTHVLKESLAYFDEPHADSSDFPQSLLSQFAAQKVKVALSGDGADELFMGYGWYNKHMNLSWKAHTFEKMFLNPFEGYVRNISIFSPSERKRLWGQNTYVKEFLNSSVGRESLNSIEKINIYDLTTYLPGQLLTKIDRMSMMHSLEVRSPFLDHTLAQFVYNLPIKYKMNRSENKIILKDILAESMPKEFVYRKKQGFGAPVEEWLNTPRLKGLVLEKLGDKASIYSILRKEEVQNIVSSFYSKGKKLLYYKVWVLLCLELWLESHIADISS is encoded by the coding sequence ATGTGTGGAATATTTGCGGTTGCCAGCTTAAAAGAAGATGTCCCTTTGAAAGGGCTAAATATTGCCCTTACCTCCTTATCAAAAAGAGGGCCTGATGATCGCGGGATTCTCACGTTCCCCCACTGCGTGCTGGGGCAGACACGCCTTTCAATTATTGACCTTTCAGGCGGACATCAACCGATGCGTGATAACACATATCCGCTTGCTATTACATTCAACGGAGAAATTTACAACTATAAGGAAATCAAAAAAGAGCTAGAGAAAAAAGGACATGCTTTTTCTACCAATTCAGACACGGAAGTGATTTTAAAAGCACATAAAGAATATGGCGTTGATTGTTTGAAACACCTAGACGGTATGTTTGCCTTTGCAATTTGGGATGAGGGGAAGAAGTCTCTTTTTATAGCACGTGATCGATTTGGGAAAAAACCACTCTATTATGCATTTGATAAGCTCGGTAACTTGATGATTGCCTCCGAAATAAAAGCGTTATTTGCTTCCGGTCTAATCAAAGGAGAAATAGACCCAGAGGCAATAGACAATTACTTGGCGCTCATGTATATCCCACCGTGGAGAACAATATACAAAAATGTTTTTACACTCGCTCCTGCCGAATATGCGCTATACAGGAACGGAAAATTAGAAAAGAAAAAATACTGGGAACTTGAGTTCAATCCCATTTCTATCGAATACAATGAAGCTAAAGAGGAGATCAAACGGTTATTTACGGAAGCAGTAAAAAAGCGCATGGTAGCAGATGTCGAAATAGGAAGCTTTCTTTCCGGTGGAGTTGATTCAACCCTCGTGACAATGTATGCACAAGAATATACCACTCACCCACTTAAAACCTTCTCTCTTGGGTATGGCAATTATAGAAACGAGCTTCCCTACGCTGAAACCGCATCTACAAAAATTGGCACTGATCATCATACTCTCCAAGCTAATGAAGACCTTACTCATGTGCTCAAAGAAAGTCTTGCGTACTTTGATGAACCGCATGCGGATTCTTCTGATTTCCCCCAATCCCTTCTCTCACAGTTTGCCGCGCAAAAAGTTAAAGTTGCCTTATCCGGCGATGGAGCGGATGAACTCTTTATGGGGTACGGCTGGTATAACAAGCATATGAACCTTTCATGGAAAGCGCATACATTCGAAAAAATGTTTCTTAATCCTTTTGAGGGGTATGTACGCAATATTTCAATTTTTAGCCCGAGTGAAAGAAAAAGATTATGGGGACAAAATACTTATGTAAAAGAATTTCTTAACTCGAGTGTAGGAAGGGAAAGTTTAAATTCGATCGAAAAAATAAATATCTATGATCTCACTACGTACCTTCCCGGACAGTTACTAACAAAAATCGACAGAATGAGTATGATGCATTCTCTTGAAGTACGCTCTCCTTTTCTTGACCACACCCTCGCTCAATTTGTATACAATCTACCGATCAAATACAAGATGAATAGAAGTGAAAATAAGATAATTCTTAAAGATATCCTTGCTGAAAGCATGCCGAAAGAGTTTGTGTATCGTAAAAAACAGGGTTTTGGCGCTCCGGTTGAAGAATGGCTTAATACCCCCCGACTTAAGGGTTTGGTCCTTGAAAAACTCGGAGATAAAGCTTCGATATACTCTATCCTTAGAAAGGAAGAGGTCCAGAACATTGTCAGTTCCTTTTATAGCAAAGGTAAAAAGCTTCTGTATTATAAAGTATGGGTGCTTCTGTGTCTGGAGTTGTGGCTTGAGTCGCACATCGCAGATATCTCATCATGA
- a CDS encoding glycosyltransferase: MIHTLLQYITAYKNKITNKLWGVVFLYTKKKKKGTVLIAYITGPFTLAPGEYFTDPHSNYWVTAEMARIFLERGYDVDVINWNNVAYKPRKHYACVLDIDKNLEGWKPFLSKDCVKIYFINGSYWKFQNEAEQKRLLALQKRRGVLLSSHRNVSFSKNTELADFIAGYGNSTVHGTFPVPEGKIIPLPVPAMDTYDFPENKDFEKARTHFLWFGGGGAMLKGLDLVLEAFAALPHLKLSIIGPAAFEKEFEETYAKELALPNIIRYSRPKIQKDGTITTDGIDIRDILNQCGAVVYVSASEGGGGAVVHAMQAGIFPIVSPNTGISEKAPSKVLSGPTIENIHAAVQEFSQLSPEKIKQLSKEVWRFAQKYHTKKSFTEAFENLVDNIVKLK; encoded by the coding sequence ATGATACACACGCTGTTACAGTACATTACTGCATATAAAAACAAGATTACGAACAAATTGTGGGGTGTGGTTTTTCTTTATACTAAGAAAAAGAAAAAAGGCACAGTGCTCATAGCTTACATCACAGGCCCTTTTACGCTTGCCCCCGGAGAATATTTTACCGATCCTCATTCAAATTATTGGGTTACAGCCGAAATGGCCCGTATATTTCTAGAACGAGGATACGATGTTGACGTTATTAACTGGAACAATGTCGCATACAAACCAAGAAAACATTACGCGTGCGTTCTTGACATAGATAAGAATCTGGAAGGATGGAAACCGTTTCTAAGTAAGGATTGCGTGAAAATATATTTTATCAACGGATCATATTGGAAATTCCAGAATGAAGCCGAACAGAAAAGGCTACTTGCATTGCAGAAACGCCGTGGGGTACTACTTTCTTCCCACAGAAACGTATCATTTTCAAAAAATACAGAACTTGCTGATTTTATTGCCGGCTATGGCAATAGCACGGTTCATGGGACTTTTCCGGTTCCCGAGGGAAAAATTATTCCCCTTCCAGTTCCGGCAATGGATACGTATGATTTCCCAGAAAATAAGGACTTCGAGAAGGCGCGAACACATTTTCTTTGGTTCGGCGGTGGTGGGGCAATGCTAAAAGGTCTTGACCTTGTGCTTGAAGCATTCGCCGCCCTTCCCCATCTCAAGCTTTCAATAATAGGCCCTGCAGCATTTGAAAAAGAGTTTGAGGAAACATATGCAAAAGAACTGGCTCTTCCCAATATCATCCGCTACAGCCGCCCCAAGATTCAAAAAGATGGGACGATCACAACCGACGGGATAGATATTCGTGACATTCTTAATCAATGTGGGGCCGTCGTATACGTGTCAGCCTCTGAAGGAGGAGGTGGGGCAGTAGTACATGCGATGCAGGCCGGTATTTTCCCTATCGTTAGTCCTAACACAGGAATCAGTGAAAAAGCTCCGAGCAAAGTATTGTCTGGTCCTACAATCGAAAATATCCATGCGGCCGTTCAAGAATTCTCACAACTCTCACCAGAAAAAATAAAACAACTCTCCAAAGAAGTATGGCGATTTGCTCAAAAATATCACACCAAGAAATCTTTCACTGAAGCGTTTGAGAACCTTGTAGATAACATTGTTAAGCTCAAATAA
- a CDS encoding DegT/DnrJ/EryC1/StrS family aminotransferase — MTIKIPQYDLDGLGAEFKITERVEKTIAEFLGVKHCVMVSSGTVAIFLALKALGVKKVGIPSLTMIATATAAELAGAEISFVSNNEIPEGLDAYVHVSLNGRDCGIEDVVTAHPRLHIIEDACQSFGSKHNGKYLGTFGKVGCFSFSPHKIISAGNGGCIVTNDDEIAKNVRKLKNFGREFGGGDEHDSIGYNFKFTDIQAQFMLNQLEEIELRLKRKTEIYKKYYDSLSEMMRPHTGTPWFVDAYVDDREGLAAHLAEKGIGTRKMYPVITTQKPFSHYKIHGDSTQDFSYSNRGLWLPSSLKLTDEEIDSAIEAIQSWK; from the coding sequence ATGACTATAAAGATACCCCAGTACGATCTCGACGGCTTGGGTGCAGAATTTAAAATAACGGAAAGAGTAGAAAAGACTATAGCGGAATTTCTAGGCGTAAAGCATTGCGTCATGGTCAGTTCCGGAACTGTTGCGATATTTTTGGCCCTTAAAGCGTTAGGTGTAAAAAAAGTCGGCATACCCTCTCTTACCATGATAGCAACCGCTACTGCTGCGGAATTGGCGGGAGCGGAAATTTCATTCGTTTCAAATAATGAGATCCCTGAAGGTCTCGATGCGTATGTCCACGTCTCTTTAAATGGCAGGGATTGCGGGATTGAAGATGTTGTCACTGCACATCCTCGCTTGCATATTATAGAAGACGCATGTCAGTCATTCGGTTCAAAACATAACGGCAAATATCTAGGGACTTTCGGCAAAGTCGGCTGTTTCTCTTTTTCTCCACACAAAATAATATCGGCGGGTAATGGGGGATGTATAGTTACCAATGATGATGAAATAGCAAAAAACGTGAGGAAATTGAAAAACTTTGGGCGGGAGTTTGGTGGAGGAGATGAGCATGACTCTATAGGATATAACTTTAAATTTACAGACATACAGGCTCAGTTTATGTTGAACCAGCTTGAGGAGATCGAATTAAGGCTTAAAAGAAAAACTGAAATATACAAAAAATATTACGACTCTCTTTCGGAAATGATGCGGCCTCATACGGGAACACCGTGGTTTGTGGACGCATATGTGGACGACAGGGAGGGATTAGCTGCTCATTTGGCAGAAAAGGGCATTGGCACAAGGAAAATGTATCCCGTGATTACAACCCAAAAACCCTTTTCCCATTACAAAATTCACGGAGACAGCACGCAAGATTTTTCTTATTCTAACCGCGGGCTGTGGCTCCCATCCTCTTTAAAACTTACAGACGAGGAAATTGACTCTGCTATAGAAGCAATACAATCGTGGAAATAA
- the gmd gene encoding GDP-mannose 4,6-dehydratase, with amino-acid sequence MKKAVISGVTGQDGSYLAELLLSKGYEVHGIMRRLSSFASGRIDHLYVNKNFHTYHGDLTDSPSISSLVSEIQPDEFYNLGAMSHVKVSFEVPQYTLETNTVGVLNVLEAIRKLSPHTKFYQASSSEMFGVPGVPAPYDEKTPMMPQSPYGVAKLAAYHLTRQYRDGYGLFATTGILFNHESPRRGGTFVTKKVTRAVARIKKGLQDELLLGNLDAKRDWGWSPEFVEAIYLIMQQEKPDVYVVATGETHTIKEFLEEAFSYVGLNWKDYVKIDDKYKRPNEVPLLLGNASKIKKALGWKPKMKFVDIVHKMVDYDLEHPYDN; translated from the coding sequence ATAAAGAAGGCAGTTATATCTGGAGTTACAGGCCAGGATGGTTCCTACTTGGCTGAGCTTCTGTTATCGAAAGGATACGAAGTGCACGGAATAATGCGCCGTCTTTCTTCTTTCGCTTCAGGCCGGATAGATCATCTATACGTAAATAAAAATTTTCACACATACCACGGGGACCTAACCGACAGCCCCTCTATTTCATCCCTGGTATCGGAAATTCAGCCCGATGAATTTTACAATCTCGGAGCGATGTCTCATGTCAAAGTCTCATTTGAAGTGCCTCAATATACTCTTGAAACAAATACTGTCGGAGTACTCAATGTGCTTGAGGCGATTCGCAAACTGTCTCCGCATACCAAATTTTATCAAGCATCAAGCTCGGAAATGTTCGGTGTGCCGGGTGTTCCTGCCCCATACGATGAAAAGACTCCTATGATGCCTCAGAGTCCTTACGGAGTAGCAAAACTTGCCGCTTACCATCTTACAAGACAATACCGCGATGGATATGGTCTCTTTGCCACTACAGGAATACTGTTCAATCATGAGAGCCCGAGAAGGGGGGGTACTTTTGTTACAAAAAAAGTGACACGTGCTGTAGCTCGAATCAAAAAGGGGCTGCAGGACGAACTTCTTCTCGGTAATTTGGACGCAAAACGGGACTGGGGATGGTCCCCTGAATTTGTGGAAGCGATTTACCTTATCATGCAACAGGAAAAGCCTGATGTGTATGTTGTTGCGACTGGCGAAACCCACACTATAAAGGAATTTTTGGAAGAAGCGTTTTCCTATGTTGGGCTTAATTGGAAAGATTACGTAAAAATTGATGACAAATACAAACGGCCCAACGAAGTGCCTTTGTTGCTCGGAAACGCCTCAAAAATAAAGAAAGCTCTTGGATGGAAACCAAAGATGAAATTTGTGGATATTGTTCACAAGATGGTTGATTATGATTTGGAACATCCATACGATAACTAA
- a CDS encoding acyltransferase, with the protein MEKFDTSTLKSVGKDVFISPLVSIVRPELVVLGNHISIDPWFHCTTALEIGDHVHIQAQVGIIGGKTGILKMGNFTNISIKGTIICVSEKFYGKGLIATPGIPEKFLDEYKTGPVIFEDFVNTGANVTVLPGITLAEGSVIGACSLVTKNTEPWTIYAGIPARPIGTIGNRPKEKMLQYAKEMGYR; encoded by the coding sequence ATGGAAAAATTTGACACTTCCACACTTAAAAGCGTCGGCAAAGACGTTTTCATAAGCCCCCTCGTTTCTATTGTTCGCCCGGAGCTTGTAGTACTCGGAAATCACATCTCTATTGACCCGTGGTTCCATTGCACTACTGCCCTTGAGATTGGTGATCACGTTCATATCCAAGCTCAAGTTGGTATCATCGGCGGAAAAACAGGAATTCTCAAAATGGGAAATTTCACAAATATTTCCATCAAGGGAACCATCATCTGTGTTTCAGAAAAGTTCTACGGCAAAGGTCTTATTGCCACCCCGGGTATCCCTGAGAAGTTCTTGGATGAATACAAAACAGGCCCCGTGATTTTTGAAGACTTTGTCAACACAGGAGCTAACGTCACTGTACTTCCGGGAATCACTCTTGCCGAAGGATCGGTTATTGGTGCATGTTCTCTGGTTACCAAAAATACCGAACCGTGGACAATATACGCAGGTATACCAGCCCGTCCTATCGGGACTATCGGCAATCGCCCGAAAGAAAAAATGCTCCAATATGCTAAAGAAATGGGCTACCGCTAA
- a CDS encoding glycosyltransferase, with translation MKEISLSYLMVTKNKLPYFKESIQKLIKEKKEDEEILVADGGSSDGTGKFLFDLKERGMIDYCVSEPDFGEAHALNKLSFAAKGKLITIVTDDDVFHYPTIRAMKEFMRKHPEIDMVGPNGGFKNSDTTKSVRPFYYEDNYREWQKNHTPFAFCCLALVYRRSSLSLLGLWNPAFKKLDAEFSLRNTSGKANVAWYTGHAYVNISTPQSTSLVYMKRIKDETDFLDKFYLGKNPDPFVIEKFKVLRNKLRSGSFFKQKQSPIAMEEKRPKLVTIAEEWLEKINKEKKLEFIQN, from the coding sequence ATGAAAGAAATATCCCTCTCTTACCTTATGGTTACGAAAAACAAGCTACCCTACTTCAAGGAATCGATCCAAAAGCTTATAAAAGAAAAAAAAGAAGATGAGGAAATACTGGTAGCTGACGGCGGAAGTTCCGACGGCACAGGAAAGTTTCTTTTTGATCTTAAAGAACGCGGAATGATAGACTACTGCGTGTCTGAACCCGACTTTGGTGAAGCCCACGCCCTCAACAAGCTTTCATTTGCGGCAAAAGGCAAGCTCATCACTATAGTTACTGATGATGACGTCTTTCATTATCCGACCATACGGGCCATGAAGGAGTTTATGCGGAAGCATCCTGAAATCGATATGGTAGGTCCTAATGGTGGTTTTAAGAATAGTGATACGACAAAATCAGTTCGTCCATTTTACTATGAAGACAATTATAGAGAGTGGCAAAAAAACCACACCCCCTTCGCATTCTGCTGCCTTGCTCTTGTATATCGGCGCTCTTCCCTCTCATTACTGGGGCTTTGGAATCCGGCATTTAAAAAGCTGGACGCTGAATTCTCTCTTCGCAATACTTCTGGAAAAGCCAACGTTGCATGGTACACGGGACATGCGTATGTAAATATAAGCACTCCGCAAAGCACAAGCCTTGTTTATATGAAAAGAATCAAAGACGAGACCGATTTTTTGGATAAATTTTATCTCGGAAAAAATCCAGATCCTTTTGTAATAGAAAAATTCAAAGTTCTTAGAAACAAATTACGGAGCGGGTCTTTTTTTAAACAGAAACAGTCTCCCATCGCCATGGAAGAAAAACGGCCAAAACTGGTTACAATAGCCGAAGAATGGTTGGAAAAAATAAATAAAGAAAAGAAATTGGAGTTTATCCAAAATTGA
- a CDS encoding glycosyltransferase family 2 protein: MKKYGAYPLISVIIPTHNNAGSIGLAIESMLTQTYPNIEIIVVDDHSTDTTADVVKDIVRKNPNVSYYLLPWDDPVRFSKTGRNINAGYLARNYGLTRAKGEWITFQDGDDASLANRIEAQYDLALKHNASHVCIQWMRYSPDLIGKQLDVERVLLEHPDAFIDKEYITALAHSSKGIIIPLLGKLNSKIPFEIKAKRVINKLFFGSLASYPGSGNSPLFKREIIDKVRFRKSSERVWPSFVGRGADRDFNFQVSETFKNSVSFNLPLYLYKSKRQNEGFEGYEKYLKP, translated from the coding sequence ATGAAAAAATACGGAGCGTACCCCCTCATTTCAGTTATCATACCGACTCATAACAATGCCGGAAGCATCGGCCTTGCGATCGAGTCAATGCTTACACAAACATATCCCAACATAGAAATCATAGTTGTTGATGATCATAGCACCGATACTACCGCTGACGTTGTCAAAGATATCGTACGGAAAAATCCAAACGTGTCATATTATCTTTTGCCCTGGGATGACCCTGTCCGATTCAGTAAGACAGGACGGAATATAAATGCAGGGTACCTTGCCCGAAATTACGGACTGACTAGAGCAAAAGGAGAATGGATTACATTTCAAGATGGTGACGATGCTTCTCTGGCAAATCGAATCGAAGCCCAGTATGATTTGGCGTTAAAACATAATGCTTCTCATGTATGTATTCAGTGGATGAGATACTCACCCGATCTAATTGGCAAACAACTTGATGTTGAACGGGTGCTTCTCGAGCACCCAGATGCGTTTATAGATAAAGAGTATATTACCGCTCTTGCACACTCATCAAAGGGAATTATTATTCCTCTTTTAGGAAAATTGAACAGTAAAATTCCGTTTGAAATTAAAGCTAAACGCGTCATTAATAAACTATTCTTCGGTTCATTGGCTTCATACCCGGGCTCGGGAAACAGCCCTCTTTTTAAACGGGAAATCATTGATAAAGTACGATTCAGAAAATCAAGCGAGCGTGTTTGGCCTTCATTTGTGGGGCGCGGAGCTGATCGGGATTTTAATTTTCAGGTTTCCGAGACTTTTAAAAATAGTGTTTCCTTCAATCTGCCACTTTACTTATATAAGTCCAAGAGACAGAATGAGGGCTTTGAGGGTTATGAGAAATACCTCAAGCCATAA
- a CDS encoding DUF268 domain-containing protein produces the protein MHQKETVKQRLKKIPLLKIGVISFRILRDKYGIIAKLKLLSSFFSDYRQYKKINKNEGFSLSIEDLYPRIFDKTSDTPLDPVYFFQNTWCAKKVFEVKPSHHYDVGSDAKFVGLLSQFTPTTMVDIRPLPLTLEGLSFMQGDITHLPFRDNEIASLSSICVIEHIGLGRYGDPLDSFGSEKATKELTRVLAHSGNLYISVPVDKANITYFNAHRAFTREYILSLFPSLSLVEERYIYGNTIYSAYNPDKGFGTGLYHFKKQ, from the coding sequence ATGCACCAAAAAGAAACCGTAAAACAAAGGCTCAAAAAAATTCCCTTATTAAAAATCGGGGTAATTTCTTTCCGGATACTCCGGGATAAATACGGCATTATCGCAAAATTAAAACTACTTTCCAGTTTCTTTTCTGACTATCGGCAATACAAAAAAATCAACAAAAATGAGGGCTTTTCTCTCAGTATAGAAGACCTGTATCCCCGCATCTTTGATAAAACCAGTGATACTCCCCTTGACCCTGTGTATTTTTTTCAAAATACATGGTGTGCAAAAAAGGTATTTGAGGTTAAACCTTCCCATCATTATGACGTTGGTTCCGATGCAAAATTTGTCGGTTTGCTTTCACAATTCACCCCAACAACAATGGTTGATATCCGGCCGCTTCCCCTTACGCTTGAGGGGCTCTCTTTTATGCAAGGCGACATAACGCATTTGCCATTCAGGGATAATGAAATTGCCTCCTTAAGTTCTATATGCGTCATAGAGCATATAGGGCTTGGAAGGTACGGCGACCCTCTTGATTCATTCGGTTCCGAGAAAGCAACCAAGGAGCTCACACGGGTTCTTGCACATAGTGGAAACTTGTACATTTCGGTGCCTGTCGACAAAGCAAACATAACGTACTTCAACGCCCATAGGGCATTTACACGCGAGTATATTCTTTCGCTTTTCCCCTCGTTGTCGTTGGTTGAGGAAAGATATATTTACGGAAACACAATATATAGCGCATACAATCCGGATAAAGGTTTCGGTACGGGGCTGTATCATTTTAAAAAACAATGA
- a CDS encoding alpha-1,2-fucosyltransferase, with protein sequence MNKDRKPIIILQHGGGELGNQLWNFVSIYAYCLEKGYDCRNYSFFEYGKFFNIPVSSPLIDTFFFSPFASYTKRRNAMRVKIWRFLYKILFIMPVRLFFGKNIISSKNIEKKVYYLPPTETSKELENAERRARMLYMDGWLFRNPVGMKKYRKEIITYFAPQKDISASIEKTLGDLRGKYNYLVGVHIRQGDYTTYKGGEYLIPQKRVREILDEYLHINDKDSASTCFVITTDGKVDEEIFKGLHIVVNNKSAVEDMFTLSGCDVIIGSDSSFGNFAAYYGDIPHIVFKKEPMDWEYYKGKSDYFENKYCTLVHY encoded by the coding sequence ATGAACAAAGACAGAAAACCGATTATCATCTTGCAGCATGGCGGAGGTGAGCTAGGCAATCAGCTTTGGAATTTTGTGAGCATATATGCGTATTGCCTTGAAAAAGGATACGATTGCAGAAATTATTCTTTTTTTGAATACGGGAAGTTCTTCAATATCCCGGTAAGCAGTCCACTTATTGACACGTTCTTTTTCTCCCCTTTTGCTTCGTACACTAAACGGCGCAATGCTATGCGCGTAAAAATATGGAGATTCTTATACAAAATCTTGTTCATTATGCCTGTAAGACTTTTCTTTGGAAAAAATATAATATCGTCAAAAAATATCGAAAAGAAGGTGTATTACCTTCCCCCAACCGAAACATCGAAAGAGCTGGAAAATGCGGAGCGAAGGGCTCGAATGTTGTACATGGATGGATGGCTGTTTAGAAATCCCGTTGGAATGAAAAAATACAGGAAAGAAATAATCACATATTTTGCACCTCAAAAAGATATTTCGGCATCAATTGAAAAGACGCTCGGCGATTTGCGGGGAAAATACAATTATCTTGTGGGGGTACATATCCGCCAAGGAGATTACACGACATACAAAGGCGGAGAGTATCTTATACCTCAAAAAAGAGTGCGAGAGATTTTGGATGAATACTTACACATAAACGACAAGGACTCGGCCTCAACGTGTTTTGTCATAACAACGGATGGAAAAGTGGATGAAGAAATTTTTAAGGGATTACACATTGTTGTAAACAACAAGAGCGCGGTTGAAGATATGTTCACGCTTTCAGGATGCGACGTGATAATCGGTTCCGACAGCAGTTTTGGAAATTTTGCCGCCTATTATGGAGATATCCCCCATATTGTATTCAAAAAAGAACCGATGGACTGGGAATACTACAAAGGCAAAAGTGATTATTTCGAAAATAAATACTGCACCTTGGTGCATTATTAG
- a CDS encoding GDP-mannose 4,6-dehydratase, translated as MKILITGGGGFQGSHLAKHFVNKGHDVSVLTTYSEFSENNLADILGKITIIWGSITDRETVDKSVRGHDVVFHLAGHVNVDESLQDPGIFLQVNVLGTFNILEAVKKYKNRLIAASTCEVYGDGHTLKDEELLSETAELKPNSPYAASKAAADRLSYAYYRSFGVDVTIARPFNVFGEKQNAGPFGALIPILVARGLQGKDLTVFGTGESTRDYSHVSDIVQAYDLVFNTKGLAGKAINFASGKDTKIKDIADYIAKKFNVKVVHGPARPGEVSRFPADISFAKSLGYVPKTSIWEGIDQYIDWAKKESRKKTS; from the coding sequence ATGAAGATCTTAATTACTGGCGGCGGAGGATTTCAGGGAAGTCACCTGGCGAAACATTTTGTAAATAAAGGTCACGATGTGTCAGTTTTGACCACCTATTCTGAGTTTTCGGAAAACAACCTGGCGGATATTCTAGGCAAAATCACCATTATTTGGGGCAGTATTACCGACAGGGAGACTGTTGATAAAAGTGTGCGAGGACATGATGTGGTTTTCCATTTGGCTGGCCATGTCAATGTTGATGAATCTCTCCAAGATCCGGGTATTTTTCTTCAAGTAAATGTCTTGGGAACGTTTAACATTTTGGAAGCAGTAAAAAAATACAAAAACAGACTTATTGCGGCTTCTACCTGCGAGGTATATGGGGACGGGCACACCCTCAAAGACGAAGAGCTGCTTAGTGAAACCGCTGAATTAAAACCAAATAGTCCCTATGCTGCTTCTAAGGCCGCTGCTGACAGATTAAGTTATGCATACTACCGATCGTTTGGAGTAGATGTGACAATTGCACGTCCGTTTAATGTTTTTGGAGAAAAACAGAATGCCGGTCCGTTCGGCGCGCTGATTCCGATTTTGGTTGCCCGAGGATTGCAAGGGAAAGATCTCACTGTTTTTGGAACCGGTGAATCCACACGGGATTACAGTCATGTTAGTGACATAGTGCAGGCATATGACCTTGTTTTTAATACCAAAGGGCTTGCAGGCAAAGCAATTAATTTCGCAAGCGGCAAAGATACAAAAATAAAGGATATTGCGGACTATATTGCCAAAAAATTCAACGTAAAAGTGGTGCACGGCCCCGCTCGTCCTGGAGAAGTGTCCCGTTTCCCGGCTGACATTTCTTTTGCAAAAAGTCTTGGATATGTTCCAAAAACTTCTATTTGGGAGGGGATTGATCAATATATAGACTGGGCCAAGAAGGAGAGTCGAAAGAAAACATCCTAA